A stretch of the Bombyx mori chromosome 12, ASM3026992v2 genome encodes the following:
- the LOC119629243 gene encoding trypsin-like has translation MSTCVEVSMCVTSLTKCRRVGWDGMVTQKGGHLTDYVGNLALLLDLTVRRPNGTRRTSMLCVRIVVVGGKDACQGDSDGPLAHQRVNLVGIISWGYRCSDPLQPGVNIRVSQFIDWILVHA, from the exons ATGAGTACGTGCGTGGAAGTCTCGATGTGTGTGACATCGCTGACAAAatgcaggagagtaggctgGGATGgtatggtcacgcaaaaaggaGGCCACCTGACTGACTACGTAGGAAATTTGGCACTGCTGCTCGACCTCACCGTACGAAGACCTAACGGAACACGCAGGACAAG CATGTTGTGCGTTCGTATCGTCGTCGTTGGAGGCAAGGACGCCTGCCAAGGTGATTCCGACGGGCCTCTGGCTCACCAACGAGTCAATCTCGTCGGTATCATCTCTTGGGGTTACAGATGCAGCGATCCATTGCAACCAGGAGTCAACATTCGTGTTTCTCAATTTATCGACTGGATTTTAGTCCATGCTTAA
- the LOC101736414 gene encoding trypsin, alkaline C — translation MRTIILLALIGAAVAVPRSVTRIVGGSPTTVETYPYMANMQFLWWGVFWGLGCGGSLVTRNTVVSASHCFIGDRPSQWRVLLGTSLASSGGTTHAVREIVLHPQYIHRTLDNDIAIIRLSNPAVYSSSIQPVRIAGANYNVPDGAVVTAIGWGALSHGGPSPQQLQHVDVNIINHQLCVERYAFLKTRPGFENWPDITENMLCAGILNVGGKDACQGDSGGPLAHQGDILVGVTSWGYRCADPFYPGVNARVSRFTDWIATNA, via the exons ATGCGTACTATCATACTTTTGGCTCTCATTGGCGCCGCTGTTG CGGTGCCAAGAAGTGTCACACGTATCGTGGGTGGTTCTCCTACAACGGTGGAGACGTATCCTTACATGGCAAACATGCAGTTCCTCTGGTGGGGTGTTTTTTGGGGACTGGGTTGTGGCGGATCTCTCGTTACAAGAAACACTGTCGTCTCCGCTTCCCATTGTTTCAT TGGCGATCGTCCTAGTCAGTGGCGTGTTCTACTCGGAACCTCTCTGGCTTCATCGGGTGGTACCACCCACgctgtgagagaaattgtcctGCATCCACAGTACATTCACCGAACTCTTGACAACGATATTGCTATCATTCGGTTGTCCAACCCCGCCGTTTATTCGAGCAGTATCCAGCCTGTTCGTATCGCAGGAGCTAACTATAATGTTCCCGATGGTGCCGTGGTCACTGCTATCGGATGGGGAGCTCTCTCG CATGGCGGCCCATCTCCTCAGCAACTGCAGCATGTGGATGTAAATATCATCAACCATCAACTCTGCGTGGAACGTTACGCTTTCTTGAAGACTCGGCCCGGTTTCGAAAACTGGCCAGATATCACTGAGAACATGTTATGCGCTGGTATCCTCAACGTCGGAGGCAAGGACGCCTGCCAAGGTGACTCCGGTGGCCCCCTCGCTCACCAAGGAGACATTCTTGTCGGTGTCACCTCCTGGGGCTACAGATGTGCCGATCCTTTCTATCCCGGAGTCAACGCTCGCGTTTCCCGCTTCACCGACTGGATAGCAACCAACGCTTAA